In Fimbriiglobus ruber, a genomic segment contains:
- a CDS encoding archease, whose amino-acid sequence MHELFEHTADLGLRAHATDLDTLFAEMAECLFSAIVEEASSVQPAVEQTVELTGTDREYLLFDFLRELLYRFDSGHLLFSRFEVRVRDDGLTATVRGEPLDPARHVLSHEVKAITYHELKVEQTPDGWLAEVIVDI is encoded by the coding sequence ATGCACGAACTCTTTGAACACACCGCCGATCTGGGACTTCGTGCCCACGCCACGGACCTGGATACCCTGTTCGCGGAAATGGCCGAATGCCTCTTTTCCGCGATCGTGGAGGAGGCGTCGTCCGTCCAGCCGGCGGTCGAGCAGACGGTCGAATTGACCGGCACGGATCGGGAATACTTGCTGTTCGATTTCCTGCGCGAACTGCTATACCGGTTCGACTCCGGACACCTGCTGTTCTCCAGGTTCGAGGTTCGCGTGCGCGACGACGGCCTTACGGCGACTGTTCGGGGCGAACCACTCGATCCGGCGCGGCACGTACTCAGCCACGAGGTGAAGGCGATCACGTACCACGAACTGAAAGTCGAGCAGACGCCGGACGGGTGGTTGGCCGAAGTCATCGTGGACATTTGA
- a CDS encoding DUF4013 domain-containing protein, with translation MQYIKPYTYFVKKPGGMTNLMWGSLALFSTSFIPLIGQLVLLGYQSEIVDDLENDPDIADYPDFDTSRFVPYLTRSVWPLVAQLIVGVVLLGLIFISFVVGVGAWFLTKEPLVGVLVGLVLVCPLTIFGTMLSWPMMLHAQLSQQFQFGLSLRFTNEFVRKVGGQMFVTVIVHIVIAMAITMVGMLFFCVGMYPATVIGLMAQEHYMVQLYRLYLDQGGEPIGGPAETLMQDEEY, from the coding sequence GTGCAGTACATCAAGCCGTACACGTATTTCGTCAAGAAGCCCGGCGGCATGACCAACCTGATGTGGGGGTCGCTCGCACTGTTCAGCACGTCGTTCATCCCGCTCATCGGCCAACTCGTGCTGCTCGGGTACCAGTCGGAAATCGTCGACGATCTCGAGAACGACCCGGATATCGCTGACTACCCGGACTTCGACACCAGCAGGTTCGTCCCGTACCTGACCCGGAGTGTCTGGCCGCTGGTGGCACAGTTGATCGTTGGCGTAGTTTTGTTGGGCCTGATTTTTATTTCTTTCGTGGTGGGAGTGGGAGCCTGGTTTCTGACAAAAGAACCCCTGGTCGGAGTGCTCGTGGGTCTCGTGCTGGTGTGCCCGCTGACGATTTTCGGGACGATGTTGTCCTGGCCGATGATGTTACACGCTCAGTTGAGCCAGCAGTTCCAGTTCGGTTTGTCCCTGCGGTTCACCAACGAGTTCGTCCGCAAAGTCGGCGGTCAGATGTTCGTTACGGTGATCGTCCACATCGTGATCGCCATGGCGATCACGATGGTCGGGATGTTGTTTTTCTGCGTCGGCATGTACCCCGCGACCGTAATCGGGCTTATGGCACAAGAACATTACATGGTTCAGCTCTACCGCCTTTA
- a CDS encoding HEAT repeat domain-containing protein, whose product MARLFALAAGLAVMSGVTGCASTWDTITSKSFRESLKDKPYGTMFGKPPDPLETLRNSPEGEARAKAMKLIKEPAAEKHSAEEQDEVMQILTSAATTDPSPWVRIAAIDALGRFHDPRAADVLKQAYFNAPGRLPGNLAKPEAEKSPIVQAGAREPGLLGDRLGLGGPQGFTADQVATVRGRAIDSMAKTGGPKSLEFLAGIAIGKDHFMNDDVNTQEFVRQRAVDGISQMRTKEAVVVLAKVLAAEKDKDITLTAKAHEGLVQLTGKNLPADPEKWNGVVQAEFEIVPEPNAIQRAIGFTTQK is encoded by the coding sequence GTGGCACGCTTATTCGCGCTGGCCGCGGGGCTCGCGGTCATGTCGGGGGTGACCGGGTGCGCGTCGACGTGGGACACGATCACGAGTAAATCGTTCCGCGAAAGCCTGAAGGACAAGCCGTACGGCACGATGTTCGGCAAACCGCCGGACCCGCTGGAAACCCTCCGGAATAGTCCGGAAGGGGAGGCCCGCGCCAAGGCGATGAAACTGATCAAGGAGCCGGCGGCCGAGAAACACTCTGCCGAGGAGCAGGACGAGGTGATGCAGATCCTGACCTCGGCGGCGACGACCGATCCGAGCCCGTGGGTGCGGATCGCGGCGATCGACGCGCTCGGTCGGTTCCACGACCCGCGGGCGGCCGACGTTCTCAAACAGGCGTATTTTAACGCGCCTGGCCGCCTGCCGGGCAACCTGGCCAAGCCCGAGGCCGAAAAGAGCCCGATTGTGCAAGCCGGCGCCCGCGAGCCCGGTCTCCTTGGGGACCGGCTCGGGCTAGGCGGCCCGCAGGGATTCACGGCCGACCAGGTGGCGACCGTCCGGGGCCGCGCGATCGATTCGATGGCCAAGACCGGCGGCCCGAAGTCGCTCGAATTCCTGGCGGGGATCGCGATCGGCAAAGACCACTTCATGAACGACGACGTCAACACCCAGGAATTCGTCCGCCAGCGCGCGGTCGACGGGATATCCCAAATGCGCACGAAAGAAGCGGTGGTCGTCCTGGCCAAGGTTCTGGCGGCGGAGAAGGACAAGGACATCACACTTACTGCGAAAGCCCACGAGGGCCTGGTTCAGTTGACGGGGAAGAATCTGCCCGCGGATCCGGAGAAATGGAACGGGGTCGTCCAGGCGGAATTTGAAATCGTCCCCGAGCCGAACGCCATCCAAAGAGCCATTGGGTTTACGACCCAGAAGTAA
- a CDS encoding 3-oxoacyl-ACP synthase III family protein produces the protein MTSERPLPRPKCRSLMGVRVIGSGKYVPDAVVSNDHLHARLGFDSDWIVKRTGILERRHALPHQATSDLCVEAANDCFAKTGLTAKDCDLLVLGTFTPDMSFPSTACLVQHRLGLVGPAIEVEAACAGFMYALITAAAYVVSGASDRALVIGGDTNSRVLNPDDIKTYPLFGDGAGAVIIERGRPDQGILAYSMGADGSGGPLLQREAGGSRLPPAPEHLAQGKHFMFMDGRAVFRWAVDILCDTIQDTLGAAKLTPGDIDLYVAHQANIRIINAAIDVLHIPRSKVFNNLEKYGNTSAGSIPIALDEALAEGRLRESQLAVLSGFGAGLAWGTAVMRW, from the coding sequence ATGACCAGCGAACGTCCTTTGCCGCGGCCGAAGTGCCGGTCCCTGATGGGGGTCCGGGTGATCGGGTCCGGGAAATATGTTCCCGATGCCGTCGTTAGCAACGATCACCTCCACGCCCGCCTCGGGTTCGATTCCGACTGGATCGTTAAGCGGACCGGGATTCTCGAACGGCGGCACGCGCTGCCTCATCAGGCGACGTCCGACCTGTGCGTCGAGGCGGCGAACGACTGCTTCGCGAAAACGGGTCTGACGGCCAAGGACTGCGACCTGCTCGTCCTGGGTACGTTCACGCCCGACATGTCGTTTCCATCCACCGCCTGTCTGGTTCAACACCGGCTCGGGTTGGTCGGCCCGGCAATCGAGGTCGAAGCCGCCTGTGCGGGGTTCATGTACGCCCTGATTACGGCCGCTGCTTACGTTGTCAGCGGCGCGAGCGACCGCGCCCTCGTCATTGGTGGGGACACGAACAGCCGGGTTCTCAATCCCGACGACATCAAGACCTACCCGCTATTCGGCGACGGGGCCGGGGCCGTCATCATCGAGCGCGGCCGCCCGGACCAGGGCATTCTCGCGTACAGCATGGGGGCCGACGGGTCGGGCGGGCCGTTGCTCCAGCGCGAGGCCGGCGGCAGCCGACTCCCACCGGCGCCGGAGCACCTCGCCCAAGGCAAACACTTCATGTTCATGGACGGCCGGGCCGTCTTTCGCTGGGCCGTCGACATCCTCTGCGACACGATCCAGGACACCCTCGGGGCCGCGAAACTAACCCCGGGTGACATCGATCTGTACGTCGCGCACCAGGCGAACATCCGGATCATCAACGCGGCCATCGACGTGCTGCACATTCCGCGGTCGAAGGTGTTCAACAACCTGGAAAAGTACGGAAACACGTCGGCCGGTTCGATCCCCATCGCCCTGGACGAGGCACTCGCGGAGGGACGTTTACGGGAAAGCCAGCTCGCTGTCCTCAGCGGGTTCGGGGCCGGTCTCGCGTGGGGAACGGCCGTCATGCGGTGGTGA
- a CDS encoding TIGR02996 domain-containing protein: protein MPHSDPTADAFMRRILANPPDPVPRLVFADWLEESGASPNLAWARYIRLADELAAAPADDPRRPKMTQDLERVGSLVRARLTFRAEMFVAYPEAMLQLMPPRSMRVKVESVLVPRSLLDLVPHSLALYRNVLPLALVGRALVVALSEMNTQEATQMLTLVLNRDIVPFCAPERTIRSAVERNYGALEFDDFPPLTFESPARAAYPLALAPSPADPIDAAAPGVRFLNLLITEAINTGAEAVDLEPSADFVRVWFNRRGERTEHDPVHSRWLIPICTRIRVVAGLPLRAEEVSQVGVMPFTHRGLRYDLPVRLTSTPDGPFVRITITPAPENPPVALSQAA from the coding sequence ATGCCCCACAGCGACCCGACCGCGGATGCGTTCATGCGCCGCATCCTCGCTAATCCGCCCGACCCGGTCCCCCGGCTCGTGTTCGCGGATTGGTTAGAGGAAAGTGGTGCCTCTCCCAATCTCGCATGGGCGAGATACATTCGCCTCGCCGACGAACTCGCCGCGGCACCGGCCGACGACCCCCGCCGCCCCAAGATGACCCAGGATCTGGAACGGGTCGGCTCGTTAGTCCGGGCGCGGCTCACCTTCCGGGCGGAAATGTTCGTCGCGTACCCGGAAGCGATGTTGCAACTGATGCCGCCGCGCAGCATGCGCGTCAAAGTCGAGTCGGTGCTAGTCCCCCGCTCTCTCCTGGATTTGGTGCCGCACTCTCTGGCCTTGTACCGCAACGTGCTGCCCCTCGCGTTGGTCGGTCGAGCGCTCGTCGTCGCACTCTCCGAGATGAACACCCAGGAGGCCACGCAAATGTTAACCTTGGTTTTGAACCGCGACATCGTGCCGTTTTGTGCCCCGGAGAGAACGATCCGATCGGCCGTCGAACGGAATTACGGCGCCCTCGAGTTCGACGACTTCCCCCCCCTGACGTTCGAGAGTCCGGCTCGGGCGGCGTACCCGCTCGCGCTGGCTCCGTCACCGGCCGACCCGATCGACGCGGCCGCGCCCGGCGTGCGATTCCTCAACCTGCTGATCACCGAAGCGATCAACACCGGGGCCGAAGCGGTCGACCTGGAGCCGTCCGCCGACTTCGTGCGCGTCTGGTTCAACCGGCGCGGCGAGCGGACCGAACACGATCCCGTTCACAGTCGCTGGCTGATACCGATCTGCACGCGCATCCGCGTCGTCGCCGGACTGCCGCTCCGCGCCGAAGAAGTCTCCCAGGTCGGCGTCATGCCGTTTACGCACCGCGGTCTCCGTTACGACCTCCCCGTGCGTCTGACCAGTACACCGGACGGCCCCTTCGTCCGCATCACGATCACGCCCGCACCCGAAAACCCACCGGTCGCTCTGAGCCAGGCCGCGTAG
- a CDS encoding RtcB family protein: MGKGSFTGPLEKVSSCCYRIPKSYRADMRVDGLIFANEKLIEAIRNDQAPDQVANVATLPGIQGASLAMPDIHWGYGFCIGGVCATDPADGGVISPGGVGYDINCGVRLLKTNLFLDDVKPHVRELVKSLFHAIPSGVGKSGKYKFDPKETRRLMGEGPRFVVDRDLGVPRDLAHTEADGRIDGGDPDEVSDHAVKRGAEQCGTLGSGNHFLEVQVVDAVLDADVAAVFGLELNQVCVMIHSGSRGLGYQVCDDALAAFRNVPGKYGINLPDRQLACAPVDSAEGRKYIAAMRAAANFGFTNRQLLMHQAREVFADVFGRSWEDLGMELLYDVAHNIAKLEEHTVDGKKKKVWVHRKGATRAFPAGHPEVPAAFRAVGQPVIIPGDMGRASWVLVGAPGSMEKTFGTTCHGAGRAMSRTAAVKDAAGRRIDKELESRGVIAMASSRLGLAEEQPRAYKNVDDVVDVVHEANLSRKVARMRPIGVIKG; encoded by the coding sequence ATGGGTAAGGGTTCGTTTACCGGCCCGCTCGAAAAGGTCAGTTCCTGCTGCTACCGCATCCCGAAGTCGTATCGGGCGGACATGCGCGTGGACGGGTTGATCTTCGCGAACGAGAAACTGATCGAGGCGATTCGCAACGACCAGGCGCCGGACCAGGTCGCGAACGTCGCCACGTTGCCCGGCATCCAGGGGGCGAGTCTGGCCATGCCGGACATCCACTGGGGGTACGGCTTCTGCATCGGCGGCGTTTGCGCGACCGACCCAGCGGACGGCGGCGTGATCTCCCCCGGCGGCGTCGGGTACGACATCAACTGCGGCGTCCGCCTCCTGAAAACGAACTTGTTTCTGGACGACGTGAAGCCGCACGTGCGCGAACTCGTCAAGTCGCTCTTCCACGCGATCCCGAGCGGGGTCGGGAAGAGCGGCAAGTACAAGTTCGACCCGAAGGAAACCCGCCGGCTCATGGGCGAGGGTCCGCGGTTCGTCGTCGACCGCGACCTGGGCGTGCCCCGGGATCTCGCCCACACGGAAGCCGACGGCCGCATCGACGGCGGCGACCCGGACGAGGTCTCCGACCACGCCGTCAAGCGCGGGGCCGAACAGTGCGGGACGCTCGGCAGCGGGAACCACTTCCTGGAAGTCCAGGTCGTGGACGCGGTCCTCGACGCGGACGTGGCGGCCGTCTTCGGGCTCGAACTGAACCAGGTCTGCGTCATGATCCATTCGGGGTCGCGCGGGCTCGGGTATCAGGTGTGCGACGACGCGCTCGCCGCGTTCCGGAACGTGCCCGGCAAGTACGGGATCAACCTCCCGGACCGTCAGCTCGCGTGCGCGCCGGTCGACTCGGCGGAAGGGCGGAAGTACATCGCGGCCATGCGGGCCGCCGCCAACTTCGGGTTCACCAACCGGCAGTTGCTCATGCACCAGGCCCGCGAGGTGTTCGCCGACGTGTTCGGGCGGTCGTGGGAAGACCTGGGGATGGAACTCCTGTACGACGTGGCTCACAACATCGCCAAACTCGAAGAGCACACGGTCGACGGGAAGAAAAAGAAGGTCTGGGTCCACCGCAAGGGGGCGACCCGTGCGTTCCCGGCCGGGCACCCGGAAGTGCCGGCCGCGTTCCGGGCGGTCGGTCAACCCGTCATCATCCCGGGCGACATGGGTCGGGCGAGTTGGGTACTGGTGGGCGCACCGGGGAGCATGGAAAAGACCTTCGGCACCACCTGCCACGGGGCCGGCCGCGCGATGAGCCGGACCGCCGCCGTGAAAGACGCGGCCGGCCGGCGCATCGACAAGGAACTCGAATCCCGGGGCGTCATCGCGATGGCGTCGAGCCGGCTGGGACTCGCGGAAGAACAGCCCCGGGCGTACAAGAACGTGGACGACGTGGTGGACGTCGTCCACGAGGCGAATCTGTCGCGGAAAGTCGCGCGGATGCGGCCGATCGGCGTGATCAAGGGCTGA
- the rplU gene encoding 50S ribosomal protein L21 has protein sequence MYAIFEDGSRQYRAEAGALIVIDHREIEVGATLELTKVLLVSKDGAVTIGQPLVAGAKIVAEVVDFPRTKTITQKFRRRKASKRLRGHTQPYVRVRVKEIVG, from the coding sequence ATGTACGCGATTTTTGAAGACGGCAGCCGCCAGTACCGAGCCGAAGCCGGTGCCCTGATTGTCATCGACCACCGGGAAATCGAGGTCGGCGCCACTCTCGAACTGACTAAGGTTCTCCTCGTCTCCAAGGACGGGGCGGTCACGATCGGACAGCCGCTCGTCGCCGGCGCCAAGATCGTGGCGGAAGTCGTGGACTTCCCCAGGACAAAGACCATCACCCAGAAGTTCCGCCGCCGCAAAGCGTCCAAGCGGCTCCGCGGCCACACCCAGCCGTACGTCCGGGTTCGGGTGAAGGAAATCGTCGGCTAA